In the Micromonospora narathiwatensis genome, one interval contains:
- the dcd gene encoding dCTP deaminase produces the protein MLLSDRDLAAEIEAGTLALEPFEPALVQPSSIDVRLDRLFRVFNNHLYTHIDPAVQQDDLTSMVEVPEGEPFVLHPGEFVLASTLEVISLGDQLAGRLEGKSSLGRLGLLTHSTAGFIDPGFSGHVTLELSNVANLPITLWPGMKIGQLCIFRLSSPAEHPYGSAVYGSRYQGQRGPTPSRSWQNWRTWPTR, from the coding sequence ATGCTGCTCTCCGACCGCGACCTGGCCGCCGAGATCGAGGCGGGCACGCTCGCGCTGGAGCCCTTCGAGCCCGCGCTGGTGCAGCCGTCCAGCATCGACGTACGCCTCGACCGGCTCTTCCGGGTCTTCAACAACCATCTCTACACGCACATCGACCCGGCCGTGCAGCAGGACGACCTGACCTCGATGGTGGAGGTGCCCGAGGGCGAGCCGTTCGTGCTGCACCCGGGCGAGTTCGTGCTCGCCTCCACGCTTGAGGTGATCTCGCTCGGCGACCAGCTCGCCGGGCGGCTGGAGGGCAAGTCGAGCCTGGGCCGGCTCGGGCTGCTCACCCATTCGACCGCCGGTTTCATCGACCCGGGCTTCTCCGGGCACGTCACGCTGGAACTGTCCAACGTGGCGAACCTGCCGATCACCCTCTGGCCGGGCATGAAGATCGGGCAGCTCTGCATCTTCCGGCTCTCGTCGCCGGCCGAGCACCCGTACGGCTCGGCGGTCTACGGCTCGCGCTACCAGGGGCAGCGCGGACCCACGCCGAGCCGGTCGTGGCAGAACTGGCGCACCTGGCCCACCCGCTGA
- a CDS encoding pyridoxamine 5'-phosphate oxidase family protein, which produces MASWSEFAADEPRLADEIRLLLQQYGPGFGYLATVRADGGPRVHPVSPVITDEGLYCFVIESPKRRDLERDGRYALHSFPPEERDDEAYVAGWALPVTDPVTVARVAALGRAAPQVDWRLFEFTVDVAMLTRRDQATHLGATHLGAGRPQVRVWLDPRAAGPTRRSDVASSEARRGRHGFDTRRPAA; this is translated from the coding sequence ATGGCTTCCTGGTCCGAATTCGCCGCCGACGAGCCCCGACTCGCCGACGAGATCCGCCTTCTCCTGCAGCAGTACGGGCCGGGCTTCGGCTACCTCGCCACGGTCCGCGCCGACGGCGGTCCCCGGGTCCACCCGGTCTCCCCGGTCATCACCGACGAGGGGCTCTACTGCTTCGTCATCGAGTCGCCCAAGCGCCGCGACCTCGAACGCGACGGCCGCTACGCGCTGCACTCGTTCCCGCCGGAGGAGCGCGACGACGAGGCGTACGTCGCCGGCTGGGCCCTTCCGGTTACCGACCCGGTCACCGTGGCCCGGGTGGCCGCGCTTGGCCGGGCCGCGCCGCAGGTCGACTGGCGGCTGTTCGAGTTCACCGTCGACGTGGCGATGCTGACCCGGCGCGACCAGGCGACCCACCTCGGGGCGACCCACCTCGGGGCGGGCCGGCCGCAGGTGCGGGTCTGGCTCGACCCGCGGGCGGCCGGCCCGACGCGGCGGTCCGACGTGGCGTCGTCCGAGGCCCGGCGTGGCCGCCACGGCTTCGACACCCGTCGCCCGGCCGCCTGA
- a CDS encoding zinc metalloprotease, giving the protein MGLRPNLLTRRTAGVASTTLALLLSTAAVGVVPAASAFSAAPAGSCAEPADVHSDARVKAGAQVKHDPNELTAAQVREREADLTAALAERSRFRVGAGVAPLATVTIPVVVHVIQRDSTRAGGNIPDSMITQQISVLNQAYSGATGGAPTAFGFQLQKINRVTNPSWYPIVSGSTAERSMKTTLREGGKNTLNMYLGELSDGLLGWATFPKKTLDKMDGVVALSESLPGGTATNYNQGDTGTHEIGHWLNLYHTFQGGCSGQGDQVSDTPAEASPAYQCPTGRDTCTAPGLDPIHNFMDYTYDSCMYEFTPGQASRMLSAWNAYRAA; this is encoded by the coding sequence ATGGGACTCCGTCCCAACCTGCTGACCCGGCGTACCGCCGGCGTCGCGTCGACGACCCTCGCGCTGCTGCTCAGCACCGCCGCGGTGGGGGTCGTCCCGGCCGCTTCGGCCTTCTCCGCCGCCCCGGCGGGAAGCTGCGCAGAGCCGGCCGACGTCCACTCGGACGCCCGGGTGAAGGCCGGGGCGCAGGTCAAGCACGACCCGAACGAGCTGACCGCCGCGCAGGTGCGTGAGCGGGAGGCGGACCTCACCGCCGCGCTGGCCGAGCGGTCCAGGTTCCGCGTCGGCGCCGGGGTCGCGCCGCTGGCGACCGTGACCATCCCGGTCGTCGTCCACGTCATCCAGCGGGACAGCACCCGGGCCGGGGGCAACATCCCGGACTCGATGATCACCCAGCAGATCAGCGTGCTGAACCAGGCCTACAGCGGGGCCACCGGCGGCGCCCCGACCGCCTTCGGCTTCCAGCTCCAGAAGATCAACCGAGTCACCAACCCGTCCTGGTACCCGATCGTCTCCGGCTCGACTGCGGAGCGGTCGATGAAGACCACGCTGCGCGAGGGCGGCAAGAACACCCTGAACATGTACCTGGGTGAGCTGAGCGACGGCCTGCTCGGCTGGGCGACCTTCCCGAAGAAGACCCTGGACAAGATGGACGGTGTGGTCGCGCTGAGCGAGTCGCTGCCGGGCGGCACCGCCACCAACTACAACCAGGGCGACACGGGCACCCACGAGATCGGCCACTGGCTGAACCTCTACCACACCTTCCAGGGCGGCTGCAGCGGCCAGGGTGACCAGGTCAGCGACACCCCGGCCGAGGCGTCGCCGGCGTACCAGTGCCCGACCGGGCGGGACACCTGCACCGCACCCGGCCTGGACCCGATCCACAACTTCATGGACTACACCTACGACTCGTGCATGTACGAGTTCACGCCCGGGCAGGCCAGCCGGATGCTGAGCGCCTGGAACGCCTACCGCGCGGCGTAA